A region of Maribacter algicola DNA encodes the following proteins:
- a CDS encoding purine-cytosine permease family protein, with translation MTKHNIENEQENSASGEFEREPVPKSKLKSWKSFLGMYAGEHAAGTEFMIGPLFLTAGVSAFDLIIGLLMGNLLAVLSWRFLTAHIAVKRRLTLYYQLERIAGKKLVTFYNLANGFLFCFLAGAMVTVSATAVGVPFDMEMPKLTDTVPNSLTWVIIVLLIGLVISIIAARGYETVSKAANWMSPIIVTGFIACGIVALSQLNVGSLEDFWNIWGEGTDPFPGQLKFGFWHVVIWSWFANAAMHVGMSDLSVFRYAKHESSGWTTAAGMYVGHYMAWIAAALLYAVYLKSPEAQTFLGNGEAPPVAPGPLAHNAIGIFGIIVVILAGWTTANPTIYRAGLAFQAIMPKLSTAKVTFIAGMIATVAGLFPAFAMKLLGFVALYGFILAPFGAIIVFEHFFAKRFALVEDYAAKERIGFNKAVFWSWAISFGVFYFISLYFDVFLSFVTLPAWILCGILFLVFSKRLQRGYTVENGS, from the coding sequence ATGACCAAGCACAATATTGAAAATGAGCAGGAGAATTCCGCTTCAGGTGAATTTGAGAGAGAACCGGTACCAAAATCAAAATTAAAAAGCTGGAAAAGCTTTTTGGGCATGTATGCCGGGGAGCATGCCGCTGGCACAGAATTCATGATAGGCCCATTGTTCTTAACGGCGGGCGTAAGCGCTTTCGATTTGATCATAGGGCTATTGATGGGAAATCTTTTAGCCGTGCTAAGCTGGCGTTTTCTTACGGCCCACATTGCTGTGAAAAGAAGATTGACACTCTACTATCAGTTGGAAAGAATAGCTGGTAAAAAGTTGGTCACGTTTTACAATCTGGCCAATGGATTCTTGTTTTGCTTTTTAGCAGGTGCCATGGTTACTGTTTCGGCCACAGCAGTGGGTGTTCCCTTTGATATGGAAATGCCAAAGCTGACGGATACCGTGCCCAATAGTTTAACCTGGGTCATTATTGTGCTACTGATAGGATTGGTAATTTCCATTATTGCGGCAAGGGGGTATGAAACAGTGTCAAAAGCAGCCAATTGGATGTCGCCCATCATCGTAACAGGTTTTATTGCCTGTGGAATTGTGGCCCTTTCACAATTAAACGTTGGCAGCCTCGAAGATTTTTGGAATATTTGGGGCGAGGGAACCGATCCCTTTCCTGGTCAGCTTAAGTTTGGATTCTGGCATGTGGTAATTTGGTCGTGGTTTGCCAATGCGGCCATGCACGTGGGCATGTCAGATTTATCGGTTTTTCGCTATGCCAAGCATGAATCCAGCGGATGGACCACGGCTGCAGGGATGTATGTAGGACACTACATGGCATGGATTGCAGCAGCTTTGCTGTATGCCGTTTACCTAAAATCTCCAGAGGCACAGACTTTTTTAGGCAATGGAGAAGCACCACCAGTGGCTCCCGGACCTTTGGCCCATAACGCAATCGGTATTTTTGGAATCATAGTGGTCATCCTTGCAGGATGGACCACGGCCAACCCCACAATCTACCGAGCTGGACTTGCATTTCAGGCCATAATGCCAAAATTGAGCACGGCCAAGGTAACTTTCATTGCTGGGATGATTGCGACAGTAGCGGGCCTATTTCCTGCCTTTGCCATGAAATTATTGGGCTTTGTGGCTTTATATGGATTCATTTTGGCCCCGTTTGGAGCCATCATTGTATTTGAGCATTTCTTCGCAAAGCGTTTTGCTCTTGTTGAAGACTATGCGGCCAAAGAACGTATTGGGTTCAATAAAGCCGTATTTTGGTCTTGGGCCATAAGTTTTGGTGTCTTCTATTTTATTTCCCTGTATTTTGATGTATTCCTTTCATTTGTAACCCTTCCTGCATGGATTTTGTGTGGTATACTGTTTTTAGTGTTCAGCAAGAGGCTCCAAAGAGGGTATACTGTTGAAAATGGTTCTTAG
- a CDS encoding alpha-hydroxy acid oxidase yields the protein MNLVAQIDSRYPSTQDLRLRSKERVPGFAFEYLDGGCNEDINIVRNTKDIRDVKLQPRYLRNYGESSLKTSLFGIEYDAPFGISPVGLQGLMWPNSPEILAKAAFEHNIPFILSTVTTMSIERASELTEGKAWFQLYNPVDDHVRNDIIGRAESAGCPVLVLLCDVPTFGYRPRDIKNGLALPPKMSVKNILQILGKPEWAIKTLRYGQPTFETLKPYTPEGLNLKQLGLFMDKTFSGKLNREKIMPIRDKWKGKLVLKGVASEEDTKDAIDMGFDGIIVSNHGGRQLDAAESTIAPLSRIAEKYKDQLTIMMDSGIQSGPDIARSLASGADFIFMGRSFMYSVGALGNRGGNHAIAMFKRQLGQVMDQLCCKKIEDLPNHLIK from the coding sequence ATGAACCTTGTAGCACAAATAGATAGTAGATATCCATCCACACAAGACTTACGACTGCGTTCCAAGGAAAGGGTACCCGGTTTTGCATTTGAGTATCTTGATGGTGGGTGCAATGAAGACATCAATATCGTAAGAAACACTAAAGATATACGGGACGTAAAACTTCAACCCAGATACCTTCGAAATTATGGTGAAAGTTCGTTGAAAACCTCACTTTTTGGAATTGAATATGATGCTCCCTTCGGTATATCGCCAGTTGGCCTTCAAGGGTTGATGTGGCCCAATTCACCGGAAATTTTGGCCAAGGCAGCTTTTGAGCACAATATTCCCTTTATTTTGAGCACGGTCACCACTATGAGCATAGAAAGGGCAAGTGAACTGACGGAGGGCAAAGCTTGGTTTCAGTTGTACAACCCTGTGGATGATCATGTAAGAAATGATATTATTGGTAGGGCCGAAAGTGCAGGGTGCCCCGTTTTGGTGTTATTGTGCGATGTGCCCACCTTTGGATATCGCCCCCGGGACATTAAGAATGGTCTTGCGCTTCCTCCAAAAATGTCGGTTAAAAATATTTTACAGATTCTGGGCAAGCCCGAGTGGGCCATCAAAACATTGCGCTATGGCCAACCTACGTTTGAAACACTCAAACCCTACACACCGGAGGGATTGAACTTAAAACAGTTGGGATTGTTCATGGACAAGACCTTTTCAGGAAAATTGAACCGTGAGAAAATAATGCCCATAAGGGATAAATGGAAAGGAAAACTGGTGTTGAAAGGTGTGGCTTCGGAAGAAGACACAAAAGATGCCATAGATATGGGGTTTGACGGGATTATTGTATCAAATCATGGAGGCAGGCAATTGGATGCGGCGGAATCCACTATTGCGCCCTTGAGCCGAATTGCTGAAAAATATAAAGACCAATTGACCATAATGATGGATAGCGGTATACAATCCGGACCAGATATTGCCAGAAGTTTGGCAAGTGGCGCTGATTTCATCTTTATGGGCAGGTCCTTTATGTACAGTGTCGGTGCTTTGGGCAATAGGGGCGGCAATCATGCCATTGCCATGTTCAAAAGACAGTTGGGTCAAGTCATGGATCAGCTATGTTGTAAAAAAATCGAAGACTTGCCAAATCATCTAATTAAATAA
- a CDS encoding FGGY-family carbohydrate kinase, protein MGKKKVTAVFDIGKTNKKFFLFDENYEEVHREYRQFKNKVDEENHPCEDIEELQVWLKSVFENTINLNTYDVQALNFSTYGASLVHLDEHGNPLLPMYNYTKPIPEEVTKSFFARYGPKEQLLALTGSDDAGLLNSGMQLYWLKHYKPEIFKRIKTSLHLPQYISYVFTGVPVSEYTSLGSHTLLWNYQKKDYHDWVYKEGFHKILAPLVPSETSINMNYNGNRIKVGVGIHDSSAALLPYIRGAKEKFVLVSTGTWSIAFNPFINGNLSEQDIKNDCINYMRINGKPVKASRIFLGNEYKLQIDFLNKHYGVEKDRHKKVEFDFDTFFEINKDFMHLFRWQSFSDENMPDKTYIPYNTFEHAYHHLMIELTMIQVKIIKRVMDDRVVNNLYIDGGFTDNDIYVKLLAHYLRNSQVMTTDSALGSSIGAAIAVSDKKLNSKFLSKNYALKKHVPFVIK, encoded by the coding sequence ATGGGCAAGAAAAAAGTAACCGCGGTCTTTGATATTGGTAAAACAAATAAAAAATTCTTCCTTTTTGATGAGAATTATGAGGAAGTGCATCGGGAATACCGCCAGTTTAAAAATAAGGTTGACGAAGAAAACCATCCTTGCGAAGATATAGAGGAGCTTCAAGTTTGGCTAAAGAGTGTTTTTGAAAACACCATCAACTTGAACACCTATGATGTGCAAGCACTTAATTTTTCAACGTATGGTGCCAGTTTGGTACATTTAGATGAACATGGTAATCCTTTGTTGCCCATGTACAACTATACCAAGCCTATACCAGAAGAGGTCACCAAAAGTTTTTTTGCCAGATACGGGCCAAAAGAGCAACTGTTGGCCTTGACAGGTTCAGACGATGCAGGTTTATTGAATTCGGGAATGCAGTTGTATTGGCTTAAACACTATAAGCCTGAAATCTTCAAAAGAATTAAGACTTCATTGCACCTTCCCCAATACATTAGTTATGTATTTACTGGTGTTCCAGTTTCTGAATATACCAGTTTGGGTTCTCATACCCTGCTATGGAATTACCAAAAGAAGGACTATCATGATTGGGTGTATAAAGAAGGTTTCCACAAAATATTGGCGCCATTGGTACCTTCGGAAACCAGTATAAACATGAACTACAACGGTAATCGAATAAAGGTCGGGGTGGGCATACACGATAGTTCCGCAGCACTTCTGCCATACATAAGGGGTGCAAAAGAAAAGTTTGTATTGGTGTCAACAGGTACCTGGAGCATCGCATTCAATCCATTTATCAACGGAAATCTATCCGAACAGGACATCAAAAATGATTGTATTAATTATATGCGCATCAATGGTAAGCCGGTTAAGGCCTCAAGAATATTTCTGGGGAATGAATACAAGCTACAGATTGATTTTCTAAACAAACATTATGGAGTAGAAAAGGATAGGCACAAAAAGGTGGAGTTCGATTTCGACACCTTTTTTGAAATCAACAAAGATTTTATGCATCTTTTTAGATGGCAAAGCTTTTCGGACGAGAACATGCCCGATAAAACTTATATTCCATATAATACGTTTGAACACGCTTACCATCATTTAATGATCGAGCTTACCATGATACAGGTGAAAATCATCAAGAGGGTCATGGATGATAGGGTTGTAAACAATCTTTATATTGATGGTGGTTTCACTGATAATGATATTTATGTAAAGTTGTTGGCCCACTATTTGAGAAATTCACAGGTAATGACCACTGATTCGGCATTGGGCTCATCAATAGGGGCTGCAATAGCAGTTTCTGACAAGAAACTGAATTCAAAATTTCTTAGCAAGAACTACGCACTAAAAAAACACGTTCCATTCGTTATAAAATGA
- a CDS encoding sugar isomerase, producing the protein MEIRKDILQEQNNKQIQDLEDDFSRLAEKLTKKGVNIQRLLQRLQDFQVAIPSWALGAGGTRFGRFGFFGEPTSLEEKIDDIGILHALTKTAGAVSLHIPWDIPNDYAAIKEKAKEHGIFFDAVNSNTFQDQSNAQLSYRHGSLSSMDKEVRQMAVQHNNDVVDIGKKLGSKSLTVWLADGTNFPGQRDFQSSLLNTEDSLKKIYGHMPDDWKLFIEYKPYEPNFYSTVIQDWGTSFMLANACGERAYTLVDLGHHLPNTNIEQIVATLMLKGKLGGFHFNDSKYGDDDLTVGSIKPYSLFLIFNELVNGMERNKQNPELAWMIDASHNIKDPLEDLLQSLEAIQESYAKAMLIDQESLLEAQSKGDVVQCQEILQDAFRTDVRPLLAKARVDLGGAVNPLKIYRAMEVRNKLIAERGKHTVATGL; encoded by the coding sequence ATGGAAATTAGAAAGGATATACTTCAAGAACAAAATAATAAGCAAATTCAAGACCTTGAAGATGATTTTTCCAGATTAGCGGAAAAACTCACTAAAAAAGGAGTTAATATACAAAGATTACTTCAAAGGCTACAAGACTTTCAAGTGGCCATACCAAGTTGGGCCTTAGGGGCAGGAGGTACCCGTTTTGGTAGATTTGGGTTCTTTGGGGAGCCTACCAGTTTGGAAGAAAAGATTGATGATATCGGAATTCTGCACGCACTCACAAAAACGGCGGGAGCTGTTTCGTTGCACATACCCTGGGACATACCTAACGACTATGCTGCAATAAAAGAGAAAGCAAAAGAACACGGGATATTCTTCGATGCCGTAAATTCAAACACCTTTCAAGATCAATCCAATGCCCAGTTGAGTTATCGCCATGGTTCACTCAGCAGTATGGATAAAGAAGTGAGGCAAATGGCAGTTCAGCATAACAACGATGTTGTAGATATAGGTAAAAAATTGGGATCTAAAAGCTTGACTGTTTGGTTGGCGGATGGAACCAACTTTCCTGGGCAGAGAGATTTTCAGAGCTCCCTTCTCAATACTGAGGACAGTTTAAAGAAAATCTATGGTCATATGCCGGATGATTGGAAGCTGTTCATTGAATACAAACCCTACGAACCCAATTTCTACAGTACCGTTATTCAGGATTGGGGCACCTCATTTATGTTGGCCAATGCCTGTGGTGAGAGGGCCTATACCCTTGTGGACTTGGGGCACCATTTGCCAAACACGAACATTGAACAAATTGTGGCCACCTTGATGCTCAAGGGCAAACTGGGCGGATTTCATTTCAATGATAGCAAATATGGGGATGACGACCTTACCGTAGGAAGCATAAAACCCTATAGCTTGTTTTTAATTTTCAACGAATTGGTCAATGGAATGGAAAGAAACAAACAAAATCCGGAATTGGCGTGGATGATCGATGCAAGCCATAATATAAAGGATCCTTTGGAAGATTTGCTACAATCATTAGAGGCTATACAGGAATCCTATGCCAAAGCTATGCTAATTGACCAAGAAAGTCTTTTAGAAGCGCAGTCCAAGGGTGATGTGGTCCAGTGCCAAGAAATTCTGCAAGATGCCTTCAGGACGGATGTGAGGCCCTTGCTTGCAAAAGCACGGGTCGACTTAGGCGGAGCTGTAAACCCCTTGAAGATCTACAGGGCAATGGAAGTAAGAAATAAATTAATCGCAGAGCGTGGAAAACACACGGTTGCAACAGGATTATGA
- a CDS encoding bifunctional aldolase/short-chain dehydrogenase — MSTKPKAFKYVNYLWDNKKAGAFGDDQVALFLYRSNILGSDLRITNYGGGNTSCKTTEKDPLTNEEVEVMWIKGSGGDIGTLDKSGIAGLYTERLRRLKNVYQGLEDEDRMVGLFNHCIYDLDSRAPSIDTPLHGLLPFKHIDHLHPDALIAVAAAKDSKKVTKEIWGDTMGWVPWQRPGFDLGLQLEKCLEENPGIRGIVLGSHGLFTWGDTSYECYINSLEVIEMASEYIAKKVKEKGSVFGGATVKSLQSDERKEKAAQLMPLLRGLCSSESRMIGHFNDSDTVLEYINSHDLERLAPMGTSCPDHFLRTKIQPLVLNLSPNEDITDSEKTLKKLKPAFEQYRKEYEAYYNSCKRDNSPAMRDPNPVIILYPGVGMFSFAKNKQTTRVASEFYINAINVMRGAEAISAYTSLPRQEAFDIEYWLLEEAKLQRMPKEKPLSRKVALVTGAGGGIGKAIADKLAEEGANVVLTDVAENRLQEAVQTYKKDTAAYEVCDVTKMDSIQNAYKKACLEFGGVDIVVHSAGLAISKPLAETSEADWDILQDVLVKGQFELAKQGVEIMRKQAQGGDFISIASKNGLVAGPNNVGYGTAKAAQQHMVRLLASELASDKIRVNTVNPDGVIVGSKIWEGDWAEGRAKAYGITVEELPAHYAKRNLLNEIIYPEDIANGVFALVGLLDKSTGNIINVDGGMANAFVR, encoded by the coding sequence ATGAGCACTAAACCTAAAGCTTTTAAATACGTAAACTACCTTTGGGACAATAAAAAAGCAGGTGCATTTGGTGATGATCAAGTTGCACTTTTTTTATACAGATCCAACATATTGGGATCAGATTTAAGAATTACCAATTATGGCGGTGGCAACACAAGCTGTAAAACAACAGAAAAAGATCCGTTGACAAATGAAGAAGTTGAGGTGATGTGGATTAAAGGTTCTGGAGGTGATATAGGGACTTTGGACAAGAGTGGAATTGCAGGTCTCTATACGGAAAGACTTAGAAGGTTGAAAAATGTGTACCAAGGGCTTGAAGACGAAGATCGTATGGTCGGCCTCTTCAATCATTGCATATATGATCTAGACAGCCGGGCCCCGTCAATAGATACACCATTACACGGTCTGTTACCGTTCAAGCATATTGACCATTTGCACCCAGATGCACTGATTGCCGTAGCTGCCGCAAAAGACAGCAAGAAGGTTACCAAAGAAATCTGGGGTGATACCATGGGCTGGGTACCATGGCAAAGACCAGGGTTTGATTTAGGTCTGCAATTGGAAAAATGTTTGGAAGAAAACCCTGGAATTCGCGGCATTGTCTTGGGTAGCCATGGGCTTTTCACTTGGGGGGACACCTCTTATGAATGTTATATTAATAGCCTTGAAGTAATCGAAATGGCCTCGGAATACATTGCCAAAAAAGTTAAAGAGAAGGGGAGTGTGTTTGGCGGAGCAACAGTAAAATCGCTGCAAAGTGATGAGCGTAAAGAAAAAGCGGCGCAGTTGATGCCATTATTAAGGGGGCTTTGTTCATCAGAAAGCAGAATGATAGGTCATTTCAATGATTCGGATACAGTCTTGGAATATATCAACAGCCATGATTTAGAGCGCCTTGCACCTATGGGCACCTCATGTCCTGACCATTTTCTAAGAACAAAGATTCAGCCCTTGGTTTTGAACTTGAGCCCTAATGAGGATATTACTGATTCGGAAAAGACATTAAAAAAGCTAAAGCCTGCTTTTGAGCAATATAGGAAAGAGTATGAAGCGTATTACAATTCGTGCAAAAGGGACAATAGCCCCGCAATGAGAGATCCAAACCCAGTGATTATTTTGTATCCCGGTGTTGGTATGTTCAGCTTTGCCAAAAACAAGCAGACAACACGGGTGGCAAGTGAATTCTACATTAACGCTATTAATGTAATGCGGGGGGCCGAAGCCATTTCGGCTTATACCTCACTTCCAAGGCAGGAAGCTTTTGATATTGAGTACTGGTTGTTGGAAGAGGCAAAACTCCAGCGAATGCCTAAAGAAAAACCATTGTCAAGGAAAGTTGCCTTGGTCACGGGAGCAGGGGGCGGTATTGGAAAAGCCATTGCCGATAAATTGGCTGAAGAAGGGGCAAATGTTGTCTTGACCGATGTGGCCGAGAATAGATTGCAAGAAGCCGTCCAGACCTATAAAAAAGATACAGCCGCCTATGAAGTCTGCGACGTAACTAAAATGGATTCCATACAAAACGCTTACAAAAAAGCATGTCTTGAGTTTGGAGGTGTGGATATTGTTGTCCATAGCGCAGGCCTGGCCATATCCAAGCCATTGGCGGAGACATCCGAGGCGGATTGGGATATTTTACAAGATGTTTTGGTGAAAGGTCAATTTGAATTGGCAAAGCAGGGTGTGGAAATTATGAGAAAACAAGCACAAGGCGGAGATTTTATATCAATTGCCAGTAAAAACGGATTGGTAGCTGGCCCAAATAATGTGGGTTATGGTACCGCCAAGGCAGCCCAACAGCATATGGTGCGCCTATTGGCATCCGAACTCGCATCAGACAAGATTAGAGTCAATACGGTTAATCCTGATGGCGTGATTGTGGGCAGTAAAATCTGGGAAGGTGACTGGGCAGAAGGTAGGGCAAAAGCCTATGGTATAACCGTGGAAGAACTACCGGCCCATTATGCCAAAAGAAATTTATTGAACGAGATTATTTATCCGGAGGATATAGCAAATGGTGTATTTGCGCTTGTAGGTTTGCTAGATAAGTCCACTGGTAATATTATCAATGTTGATGGAGGCATGGCCAACGCCTTTGTTCGATAG
- a CDS encoding GntR family transcriptional regulator, translated as MLNQIKINPKSRKPKYLQIVDSIIENIASDNFKIDQKLPSINNLSEEFYLSRDTVEKAYNILKEQKVIVSIKGKGYFVNRTPLIAKTNILFLINKLSNYKMKVYNSFVAHAGAKAYVDLQVYHCDEGLFLNLLNKNFGAYDYYVVMPHFKTDSLNHVSTTPDVEKALAKISKDKLVLLDNNKGPSEDIFLQIYQDFQEDIYNALNDGIEKILGYNKLVLVYPEKSVYPYPKRILHGFRKFCVQHHLDFEIYDEIYDEMILKKGDLFIVIEENDLVNLLKRIREKDLVLGKEIGVISYNETPLKELLGITVISTNFVKMGQHAAEGILNKKGGNFKNEFNFIDRNSI; from the coding sequence ATGCTCAACCAAATAAAGATAAATCCTAAATCACGTAAACCAAAATATCTGCAGATAGTTGACAGTATAATCGAAAACATAGCTTCTGATAATTTTAAAATTGATCAAAAGCTTCCTTCAATAAATAACTTGAGTGAGGAATTTTACTTGTCCAGGGATACTGTGGAAAAAGCATATAATATTTTGAAGGAGCAAAAAGTAATTGTATCAATCAAAGGAAAGGGATATTTTGTTAACCGGACGCCCCTAATTGCAAAAACCAACATCCTGTTTTTAATAAATAAGCTGAGTAACTATAAAATGAAGGTTTACAATTCATTTGTAGCTCATGCCGGTGCCAAGGCTTATGTTGACCTTCAGGTCTACCATTGCGACGAAGGGCTCTTTCTGAACCTTTTGAATAAAAATTTTGGCGCCTACGACTATTACGTAGTAATGCCCCATTTTAAAACCGATAGCCTAAACCACGTAAGTACAACACCAGATGTTGAAAAAGCGTTAGCCAAGATATCTAAAGACAAATTAGTGCTCCTTGATAATAACAAAGGACCTTCAGAGGACATTTTTTTGCAGATTTACCAAGACTTTCAAGAAGATATCTATAACGCTTTGAACGATGGTATTGAAAAAATCCTGGGATACAACAAATTGGTATTGGTCTATCCAGAAAAGTCAGTATATCCATATCCAAAAAGAATTTTACACGGTTTTAGAAAGTTTTGTGTGCAGCATCATCTAGATTTTGAAATTTACGATGAGATATACGATGAAATGATACTAAAAAAGGGGGACCTTTTTATTGTTATTGAAGAAAACGATTTGGTTAACCTTCTAAAAAGAATCCGAGAAAAAGACTTGGTTTTAGGCAAAGAAATTGGTGTAATATCCTATAATGAAACTCCGTTAAAGGAATTATTGGGCATCACCGTAATATCGACCAATTTTGTTAAAATGGGGCAACACGCGGCAGAAGGGATTCTAAATAAAAAAGGAGGGAATTTTAAAAATGAATTCAATTTCATAGATAGGAATTCCATATAA
- a CDS encoding class II aldolase/adducin family protein yields the protein MKVSSTHPSILIANALEQIYKSRLTTTSGGNISIKGEDNVVWITPAGVDKGSLSRKDIVKVNTNGDYEGRHKPSSEFPFHAAIYNKRPDIKAIIHAHPPACVAFSIVGQIPDTTIIPQAKQLCGSVGFAPYRLPGSEALGQSIAEEFQKGFNSVIMENHGIVIGGSTLSEAFMRFETLEFCAKTLIRSKMLGESKTLSNTQLGAFEALKNGFGAIPEHNPSEEELLLRHEMANIIQRACRQGLMVSSFGTISCRLTKTAFLINPTNFNRREIVPEDLVFIDKETKEAQKEASRATPMHQEIYKNHKNINCIISTQSPNAMAFAITHSKMDTRTIPESYVLLEDIPLLPYGEPLKRGGDAVKVLGKHTPIGLFQNNSILVTGSNLLEAFDRLEVAEFSAKSIIDSKALGVVNPIKENEIKDLRAKFLKD from the coding sequence ATGAAAGTTTCCAGTACACATCCAAGCATTTTAATTGCAAATGCATTGGAGCAAATCTATAAATCAAGACTGACTACCACATCAGGTGGCAATATATCCATCAAGGGAGAAGATAATGTTGTTTGGATCACTCCTGCTGGAGTGGACAAGGGTTCACTATCCAGAAAGGACATCGTTAAAGTAAATACTAATGGCGATTATGAAGGTAGGCACAAACCTTCATCTGAATTTCCATTTCATGCGGCAATATACAATAAAAGACCTGATATTAAGGCAATTATTCATGCGCATCCTCCTGCATGTGTTGCTTTTAGCATAGTAGGACAAATTCCAGATACCACAATCATTCCGCAAGCAAAGCAACTTTGTGGTTCGGTAGGTTTTGCACCTTACCGCTTGCCAGGTAGTGAAGCTTTGGGCCAGAGTATAGCTGAAGAATTTCAAAAAGGTTTCAATTCGGTCATCATGGAAAACCATGGTATAGTGATCGGAGGAAGTACCCTTTCAGAGGCTTTCATGCGATTTGAGACCCTGGAGTTTTGCGCAAAAACATTGATACGTTCTAAGATGCTAGGTGAGAGTAAAACTCTTAGTAATACGCAATTGGGCGCATTTGAAGCTTTAAAGAATGGTTTTGGAGCCATTCCAGAACACAATCCTTCGGAAGAAGAACTGTTACTTCGCCATGAAATGGCAAATATTATACAGCGGGCATGCAGGCAAGGACTTATGGTCAGTTCATTCGGTACTATTTCATGCAGGTTGACCAAGACGGCTTTTTTAATCAATCCTACAAATTTCAACAGAAGGGAAATAGTTCCTGAAGATTTGGTGTTTATAGATAAAGAAACAAAAGAGGCACAAAAAGAAGCCAGTAGGGCAACACCGATGCACCAGGAAATCTACAAAAATCATAAGAATATTAACTGTATAATTTCTACACAGTCACCCAACGCAATGGCCTTTGCCATTACACATTCAAAAATGGATACAAGGACCATTCCAGAATCCTATGTCCTATTGGAAGACATACCTCTGCTTCCTTATGGCGAACCATTAAAAAGAGGGGGTGATGCCGTTAAGGTTCTGGGCAAGCATACGCCAATAGGGCTTTTTCAAAACAATTCCATTCTTGTTACAGGGTCAAATCTTTTGGAAGCTTTTGACCGCTTGGAAGTGGCAGAATTCAGTGCAAAGTCTATTATCGATAGTAAAGCACTTGGCGTTGTTAACCCAATCAAAGAAAATGAGATTAAGGACTTAAGGGCGAAGTTTTTAAAAGATTAG